A DNA window from Niabella yanshanensis contains the following coding sequences:
- a CDS encoding SusC/RagA family TonB-linked outer membrane protein, protein MKKKTIHVKCKMILACLLFCQAIYLQVSANAANLYQDRVVKGTVTEKETGTPLSGVSVSVKGAAGGTVTNGAGQYEIAVPSNDAVLVFSYAGKLRQEKTVAGAPVIDVTLENEVALMEEVYVGYMVQKKKDLTGAISMATNNDIAKNPSANAMKSLQGKLAGVHINTNGGNPAENVTVQIRGLSSLSGSVRPLIVLDGMPTENLNLRDINAADIESMQVLKDAASASIYGARASGGVILVQTKKAKSGQTKVEYSGSLALSKVIQKPKLMNAEQYGTAMFRAYAYDEQVYGTPLNLPATYDFTWHRDADGRAVLDAVKPAEWLNADKTVRGSNTNWLDEILQPATMTEHQVTVSKGSDRSKSLFSLGYFGNEGTQIHTFFRKYSIRSNTEYSLINDRLKIGENLAISYLQYRDMNDPNNPGFSPMMRWALINPPAVPVRDINGGWAGAAGFDDFTNPVRVLTDSKDNTNHFVKIIGNVFADLNIWKGISARTQFGIDYGNSYNRALDKEWSETGGRSSNGENYVGNGQSHALSYVWTNTLGYNLNKGKHSFNAVGGIEYTRFVQEGFSARREGVYLEDRDFAHLGITTGDKYSLGSSADEYVYYSLFAKANYTFDQKYLLSATLRRDGSSLFGVNHRYAVFPAFSAGWRISQEKFMEDIGFISDLKIRASWGANGSVQGLPRGYTSTPFTTDYFGTSYPIMGNETGSLLSGYRRTWLGNPDLRWETTKQTDLGIDFSLFNYRLNGSFDYYFKKTTDILVQTPYIAAMGEGGEPWINGAAMNNKGIELELGYKDKTKYGLQYGVSANIGTYKTKILSIPENVINKYPGNGKEDNVVGKSPNILYGLVADGIFKTQEEVDNHAEQTGKAIGRIRYKDLDGNGKIEELNDRTYIGVLDPKFFGGITFDLGYHNFDLNVFFQGVFGNKVLNSWKYESDLWNISVPAHKNHPTRILGGWYFDNQNSDIPAISNSNQNAELRMSSYFVEDGSYLKLRNIELGYTLPKKVSGRARMQHLRVYASARNILTIKNSQFTSFDPEMPGYGYLTPAFYTLGLNVTF, encoded by the coding sequence ATGAAGAAGAAAACAATACATGTAAAATGCAAAATGATCTTAGCCTGTTTACTTTTTTGCCAGGCTATTTATTTGCAGGTATCCGCTAATGCGGCAAATCTGTATCAGGACAGAGTAGTAAAAGGTACTGTTACTGAAAAGGAAACTGGAACGCCTCTGAGTGGGGTAAGCGTTAGTGTAAAGGGAGCTGCCGGGGGAACAGTTACCAATGGCGCCGGGCAATATGAAATTGCGGTGCCTTCAAATGATGCCGTACTGGTATTTAGCTATGCCGGGAAGCTGCGGCAGGAAAAGACGGTTGCTGGCGCCCCCGTAATTGATGTAACCCTGGAAAATGAAGTGGCCCTGATGGAGGAAGTGTACGTGGGTTATATGGTACAGAAGAAAAAAGATCTTACCGGCGCTATATCTATGGCCACCAATAACGATATCGCCAAAAATCCATCCGCTAACGCTATGAAATCTTTACAGGGTAAGCTGGCAGGTGTACACATTAATACCAATGGTGGCAACCCTGCAGAAAACGTAACTGTGCAGATCAGGGGTCTCTCGTCCCTATCAGGAAGTGTGCGCCCCCTGATCGTATTGGACGGTATGCCTACCGAAAACTTAAATCTCCGCGATATCAATGCAGCCGATATTGAATCTATGCAGGTCTTAAAAGACGCGGCTTCGGCCAGTATTTACGGAGCCAGGGCATCAGGTGGTGTTATATTGGTTCAAACTAAAAAGGCTAAAAGTGGCCAGACAAAAGTAGAGTATTCAGGCAGCCTGGCGCTGAGTAAGGTTATCCAAAAACCCAAGCTGATGAATGCAGAGCAGTACGGCACTGCTATGTTTCGTGCTTATGCCTATGATGAGCAGGTATACGGCACTCCTTTGAACTTACCGGCCACCTACGATTTCACCTGGCATAGGGATGCCGACGGCAGAGCAGTGCTGGATGCGGTAAAACCGGCAGAATGGTTGAATGCAGACAAAACCGTAAGAGGATCCAATACCAACTGGCTCGATGAAATTTTGCAACCGGCCACTATGACAGAGCACCAGGTAACGGTTTCTAAAGGATCGGACAGATCGAAAAGCCTTTTTTCGCTGGGGTATTTTGGTAATGAAGGAACACAAATACATACCTTCTTTAGAAAATATTCAATAAGATCTAATACCGAATACAGCCTGATTAATGACCGGCTGAAAATTGGTGAAAACCTGGCTATATCTTATTTGCAATATAGAGATATGAACGATCCCAATAATCCGGGGTTTAGCCCTATGATGCGCTGGGCTTTAATTAATCCTCCGGCAGTTCCCGTTCGTGATATCAACGGGGGTTGGGCAGGGGCAGCCGGCTTCGACGACTTTACCAATCCTGTTCGCGTGCTTACCGACAGTAAGGATAATACCAATCATTTCGTTAAAATTATCGGTAATGTTTTTGCGGACCTGAACATATGGAAGGGCATATCTGCCCGTACGCAGTTCGGAATTGACTACGGCAACTCCTACAACCGTGCTTTGGATAAAGAGTGGTCGGAAACAGGTGGCCGCAGCAGCAACGGCGAGAATTATGTGGGTAACGGACAATCCCATGCGCTAAGCTATGTATGGACCAACACTTTAGGATATAACCTGAATAAGGGTAAACATAGTTTTAACGCAGTGGGAGGTATTGAATACACCCGCTTTGTACAGGAAGGATTTAGTGCCAGAAGAGAGGGTGTTTACCTGGAAGACAGGGACTTTGCACATTTGGGAATTACCACAGGTGACAAATACTCGTTAGGCAGTTCGGCAGATGAATATGTGTATTATTCGCTTTTTGCAAAAGCCAACTATACATTCGATCAGAAATATCTTTTATCTGCCACATTAAGAAGAGACGGCTCATCGCTTTTCGGCGTGAACCACCGTTACGCTGTTTTCCCTGCGTTCTCTGCCGGATGGAGAATCAGCCAGGAAAAATTCATGGAAGATATCGGGTTTATATCAGACCTGAAAATAAGAGCCAGCTGGGGTGCGAATGGTAGTGTGCAGGGCCTGCCAAGAGGCTATACTTCCACACCGTTTACTACAGACTATTTTGGCACATCCTATCCCATAATGGGTAATGAAACAGGTTCCCTGCTTTCCGGATACAGGAGAACCTGGCTGGGAAATCCTGACCTGAGATGGGAAACTACTAAACAGACCGACCTGGGCATCGACTTCAGTCTTTTTAATTATCGCCTGAATGGTTCGTTTGACTATTACTTCAAAAAGACCACCGATATTCTGGTTCAAACGCCTTATATCGCTGCGATGGGCGAAGGTGGCGAGCCCTGGATCAATGGTGCTGCTATGAATAACAAGGGTATTGAATTGGAATTAGGTTATAAAGACAAAACCAAATACGGCCTTCAATACGGGGTTTCGGCGAATATCGGAACTTACAAAACGAAAATTCTTAGTATACCGGAAAATGTAATTAACAAATACCCCGGCAATGGAAAGGAAGATAATGTGGTAGGTAAAAGTCCCAATATCTTATATGGCTTAGTAGCTGATGGTATTTTTAAAACCCAGGAAGAAGTGGATAACCATGCGGAGCAAACAGGGAAAGCCATCGGGCGCATCCGGTATAAAGACTTAGATGGTAACGGTAAAATAGAAGAACTAAACGACAGAACCTACATTGGTGTATTAGATCCTAAATTTTTTGGTGGTATTACTTTTGATTTAGGCTATCATAATTTTGACCTGAACGTATTCTTCCAGGGGGTTTTCGGCAACAAAGTGTTGAATTCCTGGAAATATGAATCGGACTTGTGGAATATAAGTGTGCCGGCGCATAAAAATCATCCTACCCGCATTTTAGGGGGCTGGTATTTCGACAATCAAAACTCCGATATTCCTGCGATCTCTAACTCCAATCAAAATGCGGAGTTGCGTATGTCGAGCTACTTTGTAGAAGACGGCTCTTACCTGAAACTGAGGAATATTGAATTGGGTTATACACTGCCTAAAAAAGTATCGGGGCGCGCCCGGATGCAGCACCTGAGAGTATATGCATCAGCGAGGAATATCCTGACCATTAAAAACAGCCAATTCACCAGTTTTGATCCGGAGATGCCGGGCTACGGTTACCTGACACCCGCTTTTTATACCCTGGGACTTAATGTTACATTCTAA
- a CDS encoding RagB/SusD family nutrient uptake outer membrane protein, with product MNKYTYFLLSAFLTLFFTGCDRYLDVAPKQVLDEGLLTKPEDMDGFVTAAYARMTDIPSFDSPFSPWWSGSMRADDSYKGGGGTWDGDGWHNMETFVGLNPNGWPLDYPWYVSYQIIQRCNTAIQKLQLISAEAYPSRDARIGEVKFIRAFVHFRLKQFFKYIPYIDENVVGSTAEFEAVPNRDKTHPNDQYLWEKILNDFKDAESRLPDTQEDKGRVDKNAATAMVARTLMFMAYEQDDMHKVVNINKDRLTEALTYINKITGQEGAKVGLQADFSDNFEVEFDNKTKESIWEIQYSINDGSSTGGKINRGEGLNHPFQWGGFTCCGFHHISYAMGNAFKTGADGLPLFDTYNNGSYMDNPATYFTSNSFDPRFSHTIAAPGLPWKYDPNLIFESKGVRNAAEYGYFKSIKELPRPNCGCLLYDGWQFNSMNKRMIRYDEVLLWKAELLIQLDRHMEALEPINKIRQRAANSTRRLVKSNGQPVLNYRIETYKPGVNCAWTKDFALKAMQWENRLEMAGEGRRFFDLQRWGILEKTMNDYFAIEKTRFAWMNIAKFTSGRDEFFPIPQPQINWAKGNYTQNPGY from the coding sequence ATGAATAAGTATACCTACTTTTTATTATCCGCCTTTTTAACCCTATTCTTTACAGGCTGTGACAGGTACCTGGATGTTGCACCTAAGCAGGTGCTGGATGAAGGACTATTGACAAAGCCTGAAGACATGGATGGTTTTGTGACTGCAGCTTATGCGAGAATGACCGATATTCCATCTTTTGATTCTCCGTTTTCTCCCTGGTGGTCGGGCTCTATGCGCGCTGACGATTCGTATAAAGGAGGTGGCGGAACCTGGGATGGCGATGGCTGGCATAACATGGAAACCTTTGTTGGTTTAAATCCAAACGGATGGCCTCTGGACTATCCCTGGTATGTATCTTACCAGATTATTCAACGCTGTAATACAGCCATACAGAAATTGCAACTGATCAGCGCTGAAGCCTATCCATCCCGGGACGCCCGCATTGGTGAAGTGAAGTTCATTCGCGCATTTGTACATTTCAGGCTCAAACAGTTCTTTAAATATATCCCTTATATCGATGAGAATGTAGTGGGTTCAACGGCAGAATTTGAGGCGGTTCCCAACAGGGATAAAACCCACCCTAATGATCAATATCTATGGGAAAAAATTTTGAACGACTTTAAAGATGCAGAAAGCCGTTTACCTGATACGCAGGAGGACAAAGGAAGGGTTGATAAAAATGCTGCCACTGCAATGGTTGCAAGAACACTGATGTTTATGGCCTACGAGCAGGACGACATGCATAAAGTAGTTAACATTAATAAAGACAGATTGACTGAAGCACTAACATACATCAATAAGATCACCGGCCAGGAAGGCGCTAAAGTAGGCTTACAGGCTGATTTCTCTGACAACTTCGAAGTGGAGTTTGATAATAAAACCAAAGAGTCTATCTGGGAAATTCAATATTCGATTAACGACGGCAGCTCCACGGGTGGAAAAATAAACCGGGGGGAGGGATTGAATCATCCCTTTCAATGGGGCGGATTTACCTGTTGCGGTTTTCATCATATCAGCTATGCCATGGGTAATGCATTTAAAACCGGCGCTGACGGTTTACCCCTGTTCGATACCTATAACAACGGCAGCTATATGGATAACCCTGCTACTTACTTTACCAGCAATAGTTTTGATCCCCGGTTTAGCCACACTATTGCTGCGCCTGGCCTGCCCTGGAAATACGACCCTAACCTGATCTTTGAAAGTAAAGGCGTTCGTAACGCCGCAGAATATGGCTATTTTAAATCGATTAAAGAATTGCCGCGTCCTAATTGCGGATGCTTATTATATGATGGCTGGCAATTTAATTCGATGAACAAACGAATGATCCGGTATGATGAAGTGCTATTGTGGAAAGCCGAGCTTCTTATTCAGCTGGACAGGCATATGGAGGCCCTGGAGCCTATTAATAAGATTCGCCAGAGAGCTGCTAACAGTACCAGACGACTGGTAAAAAGTAACGGCCAGCCTGTGTTGAATTACCGTATTGAAACTTATAAACCCGGTGTTAATTGTGCCTGGACCAAAGATTTTGCCCTGAAAGCCATGCAATGGGAAAACCGGTTGGAGATGGCAGGAGAAGGACGCCGTTTCTTTGACTTACAACGTTGGGGAATTTTAGAGAAAACGATGAATGACTACTTCGCTATTGAAAAAACCAGGTTTGCCTGGATGAACATTGCGAAATTCACATCAGGGCGCGATGAATTTTTCCCCATACCACAGCCCCAGATCAACTGGGCTAAAGGTAACTACACACAAAACCCCGGATACTAA
- the rlmD gene encoding 23S rRNA (uracil(1939)-C(5))-methyltransferase RlmD, which translates to MARKKKNITLENVLIEDYAAEGKSLARLDGKVIFVEQVVPGDVVDICLTKNKKDWGEGWPLRFHSYSDKRVDPFCAHFGTCGGCQWQMLPYDLQLQYKQKQVQDNLKRIGKVQLPEIWPIIGAKSITRYRNKIEYTFGTEEFLTKEEFNRRKAEAQVSPLEAGDRKSPGAAGFHAKGSWSKVVDVQTCHLQAEPTNDLRLAIKKYAFQNGLSFYNLREQHGFLRTMQVRLCETGEWMANIMVGEDDPEKIEKLMQFVLLQFPGITSLLYTVNTKRNDSLHDLEPVVYHGKGYVIEQLENFQFKIGPKSFFQTNTRQGEELYRITRDFAELTGKETLYDLYCGTGSIGIFCSQNAGKIIGVEMIDAAIEDAKENAALNNLDKTHFYAGDVIKVCDDDFFAKHGRADVIITDPPRAGMHEKLVQKINEMAAPTVVYVSCNPATQARDLALLDEKYAVTKIQPVDMFPHTLHIENVVQLKLR; encoded by the coding sequence TTGGCTCGTAAAAAGAAAAATATAACGCTCGAGAACGTATTAATTGAGGATTATGCGGCAGAAGGAAAATCACTGGCTCGCTTAGACGGAAAAGTGATTTTTGTAGAACAGGTGGTACCTGGCGACGTGGTAGACATATGCCTTACCAAAAACAAAAAAGACTGGGGCGAGGGCTGGCCTTTACGCTTTCATTCCTACTCCGACAAAAGGGTCGATCCGTTTTGTGCCCATTTCGGAACCTGTGGTGGTTGTCAGTGGCAGATGCTGCCGTATGACCTGCAATTACAGTATAAGCAAAAACAGGTACAGGATAATTTAAAACGTATCGGGAAGGTACAGCTACCCGAAATCTGGCCGATTATTGGCGCAAAAAGTATTACGCGCTATCGCAACAAAATTGAATATACTTTCGGTACGGAAGAATTTCTTACCAAGGAAGAATTTAATCGCCGTAAGGCGGAAGCACAGGTCTCACCGTTAGAAGCCGGGGATAGGAAAAGCCCCGGGGCTGCAGGTTTTCATGCCAAAGGATCCTGGAGCAAAGTGGTAGATGTACAAACCTGCCATTTGCAGGCAGAGCCTACCAACGATCTCAGGTTGGCGATCAAAAAATACGCATTCCAAAACGGCCTTAGTTTTTATAATCTGCGGGAGCAGCATGGTTTTTTACGCACCATGCAGGTACGCCTTTGCGAAACAGGAGAGTGGATGGCCAATATCATGGTAGGGGAGGATGATCCTGAAAAGATCGAGAAACTCATGCAGTTTGTATTGCTGCAATTCCCGGGTATTACTTCATTGCTGTACACGGTTAATACTAAAAGAAATGATAGCCTGCACGACCTGGAGCCTGTGGTATACCATGGTAAGGGTTATGTAATTGAGCAACTGGAAAACTTTCAGTTTAAAATAGGACCTAAATCTTTTTTTCAGACCAATACCCGCCAAGGGGAAGAATTATACCGGATCACGCGCGATTTTGCTGAATTGACAGGTAAAGAGACCTTATATGATCTGTACTGCGGCACAGGAAGCATCGGTATATTTTGTAGTCAGAATGCAGGAAAAATCATAGGAGTAGAAATGATCGACGCGGCTATTGAAGATGCCAAAGAAAATGCGGCGCTTAACAACCTGGACAAAACCCATTTCTATGCCGGCGACGTGATTAAGGTTTGCGATGATGATTTCTTTGCCAAACATGGCCGGGCAGATGTGATTATTACCGATCCGCCGCGGGCAGGTATGCACGAAAAACTGGTGCAGAAGATAAATGAAATGGCAGCGCCTACAGTAGTGTATGTAAGCTGTAATCCTGCTACCCAGGCGCGTGACCTTGCTTTGCTGGATGAAAAATACGCGGTGACTAAAATTCAGCCGGTGGATATGTTCCCGCATACCTTGCATATTGAGAACGTAGTGCAACTGAAGTTGAGATAG
- the metF gene encoding methylenetetrahydrofolate reductase [NAD(P)H] — MKVIDHINRAKEKNETLISFEILPPLKGKGIEGLYEHLDPLMEFKPAYINVTYHRSEHEFKKNPDGSFKKVTIRKRPGTESICAAIMNKYNVDTVPHLICGGFSVTETEDALINLNYLGIDNVLVLRGDAAKNETAFIPQPDGHFYAVDLLKQVINLNNGVYLEEELLNSRKTSFCIGVAGYPEKHFEAPNMQTDLAYLKAKVDAGADYIVTQMFFDNAKYYAFVEACRANGINVPIVPGLKPIYNKKQLTMLPKIFSIDLPQELSKEIEACKNNAEVEKVGEDWLLAQSRDLKKNGVPGLHYYTLGKPGIVANVIRRL; from the coding sequence ATGAAGGTAATTGATCACATTAACAGGGCAAAAGAGAAGAATGAAACCCTGATCTCTTTCGAAATACTTCCGCCGCTCAAGGGAAAAGGAATTGAAGGATTGTATGAACATTTAGACCCGCTAATGGAATTTAAACCTGCCTATATCAATGTTACCTACCACCGCAGTGAGCACGAGTTTAAAAAAAATCCCGACGGGAGCTTTAAGAAAGTTACCATTCGTAAACGTCCCGGTACCGAAAGCATTTGCGCTGCTATCATGAATAAATATAATGTTGATACGGTTCCCCACCTGATCTGCGGCGGATTTAGTGTGACAGAAACGGAGGATGCTTTGATCAATCTGAATTACCTGGGTATTGATAATGTACTGGTATTAAGAGGTGATGCGGCTAAAAATGAAACAGCGTTCATTCCCCAGCCGGATGGTCATTTTTATGCAGTTGACCTGCTAAAGCAGGTAATCAATCTCAATAACGGTGTTTATTTAGAAGAAGAACTGCTGAATAGTCGCAAAACTTCTTTCTGTATTGGTGTGGCCGGCTATCCCGAAAAGCATTTTGAAGCGCCGAATATGCAAACAGACCTGGCTTACCTGAAAGCAAAAGTAGATGCAGGCGCCGATTATATTGTAACACAAATGTTTTTTGATAACGCAAAATATTATGCATTTGTGGAAGCCTGCAGGGCCAATGGCATCAATGTTCCCATTGTACCCGGATTAAAACCTATCTACAATAAAAAGCAACTAACGATGTTGCCGAAAATATTTTCTATTGATCTCCCACAGGAGCTTTCGAAAGAAATTGAAGCCTGTAAGAACAATGCAGAAGTGGAGAAAGTGGGTGAAGACTGGTTGCTGGCGCAGAGCCGGGATCTAAAGAAGAATGGGGTGCCGGGTTTACACTATTATACTTTAGGTAAACCTGGTATTGTAGCGAATGTTATACGAAGACTCTGA
- a CDS encoding DUF4185 domain-containing protein encodes MFRKYLMADQESTPIARTIWVYFLCLLLACKKDGEKDVFVPTDELMATQTILVPDKQTKKVSAALSFKNLDAIEYISVTKSGGNSYNNKINRGELSSSYTFSYPIQATDPQSFKLLLKAHYKDGNVSNTLALEVDNRWGFFIRSMKRVARVTGKSIGNESFPNPNNTATKWNVGGTDLGIVWEMEPNNYGIFFGDTFGQDFVPNTANPGPNGGSWRSNVLAFSKDNQLEDGLTFSSMVSDNAGTARELVPGGKDQSGNGNLTSIPSAAIRVNGADYVHYFNIRNWTGWITNHSGLFKSTDNGRTWKKCETVLFAANSNFGMAGYFKKDGYVYMMGTHAGRINPAYLARFKEADIENQSRYEYWNSSGNQWVTGNESAAGILINEKVGELSFVYNTTHKKWILTYFSEDRYNITMRTAENITGPWSQPYELAAGTAYPQLYGSYLHPLSATGDNLYFLMSMWMPYNVFLMKAELADMGAF; translated from the coding sequence ATGTTTAGAAAATACCTAATGGCGGATCAGGAAAGTACACCTATAGCCCGCACTATATGGGTGTACTTTCTTTGCCTGCTACTGGCTTGTAAAAAGGATGGTGAGAAGGATGTGTTTGTACCCACCGACGAGTTGATGGCAACTCAAACCATCCTTGTCCCCGATAAGCAAACGAAAAAAGTTTCTGCTGCTTTAAGCTTTAAAAACCTGGATGCTATAGAATACATCTCAGTTACCAAAAGTGGGGGTAACAGTTACAATAATAAAATAAACCGGGGTGAGCTGTCGTCGTCTTACACCTTTAGTTATCCGATCCAGGCTACAGACCCCCAATCATTCAAACTGTTGTTAAAGGCACATTATAAAGATGGGAATGTATCCAACACACTGGCCTTGGAGGTGGACAATCGCTGGGGATTTTTTATACGAAGTATGAAGCGCGTAGCCAGGGTAACCGGTAAGTCCATAGGAAACGAATCCTTTCCCAATCCAAATAATACTGCTACCAAATGGAATGTGGGAGGCACCGACCTGGGCATTGTGTGGGAGATGGAACCCAACAATTATGGGATATTTTTTGGCGACACTTTTGGGCAAGACTTTGTTCCCAATACTGCCAATCCCGGTCCAAACGGCGGTAGCTGGCGCTCTAATGTGCTGGCATTTTCCAAGGATAATCAGTTAGAGGATGGTCTTACCTTTAGCAGTATGGTATCAGATAATGCAGGCACGGCCCGTGAACTGGTTCCGGGAGGAAAAGATCAGTCGGGCAATGGCAACCTGACGTCTATACCATCTGCGGCTATCAGGGTTAACGGAGCGGATTATGTTCATTATTTCAATATCAGGAACTGGACAGGTTGGATCACCAATCATTCGGGGCTGTTTAAATCGACAGACAATGGGCGAACCTGGAAAAAATGTGAAACGGTGTTGTTTGCTGCCAACAGCAATTTTGGTATGGCAGGGTATTTTAAAAAGGATGGATATGTGTACATGATGGGTACCCACGCAGGGCGAATTAACCCGGCCTACTTAGCCCGGTTTAAAGAAGCTGATATTGAAAACCAAAGCCGGTATGAATACTGGAACAGTTCGGGCAATCAATGGGTAACTGGTAACGAGTCGGCCGCCGGTATCCTCATCAACGAAAAAGTTGGCGAGCTTTCTTTTGTTTACAATACCACCCATAAAAAATGGATACTTACCTACTTTAGTGAAGACCGGTACAACATTACCATGCGAACAGCAGAAAATATCACCGGGCCCTGGAGCCAACCATACGAGCTGGCTGCAGGTACTGCCTATCCGCAGTTATATGGCTCTTACCTGCACCCCCTGTCTGCAACAGGCGATAACCTGTATTTCCTGATGTCGATGTGGATGCCTTACAATGTTTTCCTCATGAAAGCAGAACTCGCCGATATGGGCGCTTTTTAG
- the pheS gene encoding phenylalanine--tRNA ligase subunit alpha, which produces MQDLLQKIAAYKSEIDAFTAADDKRVEEFRIKWLGTKGLVKGTMGEMKHVPNEQKREAGQILNEFKQFAEAKFEALKEAHSGTESLSDSMDLSLPGDETPLGSRHPISLMRNRIISIFQRLGFAVAEGPEVEDDWHNFTALNMPEHHPARDMQDTFYVDAGENSAVDWLLRTHTSNTQIREMEKGKLPIRVICPGRVYRNETISARSHCFFHQVEGLYIDEHVSFADLKQTLYFFVKEMYGQDVRVRFRPSYFPFTEPSAEMDVSCFICGGTGCNICKKTGWVEILGCGMIHPNVLQNCGINPEKYTGFAFGMGVERPAMLKYGINDIRLFSENDVRFLKQFTSAT; this is translated from the coding sequence ATGCAGGATTTGTTACAAAAGATAGCCGCATATAAAAGCGAGATTGATGCTTTTACTGCTGCAGACGATAAACGGGTTGAAGAGTTTCGTATTAAGTGGCTGGGAACCAAGGGACTTGTAAAGGGAACCATGGGTGAGATGAAGCACGTGCCCAATGAACAAAAACGTGAGGCAGGACAGATCCTGAATGAATTTAAACAATTTGCCGAAGCAAAGTTCGAGGCTTTAAAAGAAGCCCATTCCGGGACCGAAAGCCTGTCGGATTCGATGGATCTGAGTCTTCCAGGTGATGAAACGCCATTGGGAAGCCGCCATCCGATCTCCCTGATGCGCAACCGGATCATCTCTATTTTCCAGAGATTAGGCTTTGCGGTTGCCGAAGGTCCGGAGGTTGAAGATGACTGGCACAACTTTACAGCTTTGAATATGCCGGAACATCACCCGGCCCGCGATATGCAGGATACCTTCTATGTGGATGCAGGTGAAAACAGCGCTGTAGATTGGTTATTGCGTACCCATACCAGTAACACACAAATACGCGAAATGGAGAAGGGAAAGTTACCGATCCGTGTGATTTGCCCGGGCCGCGTTTACCGTAATGAAACCATCAGTGCCAGGAGCCATTGCTTTTTCCACCAGGTTGAAGGATTATATATCGACGAGCATGTATCCTTTGCCGATTTAAAGCAAACGCTTTACTTCTTTGTGAAAGAAATGTACGGCCAGGATGTTCGGGTACGTTTCCGTCCATCTTATTTTCCTTTTACAGAGCCGAGCGCGGAAATGGATGTAAGCTGTTTTATTTGCGGTGGCACCGGTTGTAACATTTGCAAAAAAACGGGCTGGGTAGAAATCTTAGGCTGTGGTATGATACATCCCAATGTATTACAGAACTGCGGTATCAATCCTGAGAAATATACCGGCTTCGCATTTGGTATGGGCGTAGAACGTCCGGCCATGTTGAAATATGGCATTAATGATATCCGCCTGTTTAGCGAGAATGATGTTCGGTTTTTAAAGCAGTTTACAAGCGCCACTTAG